The following proteins come from a genomic window of Coffea arabica cultivar ET-39 chromosome 11c, Coffea Arabica ET-39 HiFi, whole genome shotgun sequence:
- the LOC113716997 gene encoding F-box only protein 6 encodes MEGGGGGLAMLRQLIGQLQDLLDLYASPLPPPTLPPSYFLRFPPPPPHQHRHQHSWCLFNLDDNSIKDNCYNLIMTAGKSENLKMLEPGKPPPVKKARKERNRGKLTETTRSTEIMEQTIWKDFPEDLFEAVIARLPVATFFRFRSVCQKWNSLLTSQSFSQQCAEVPPSQPWFYTITHENVNTGAMYDPTSKKWHHPTVPALPTKLIVLPVASAGGLVCFLDIAHRSFYVCNPLTRSFRELPARSVKVWSRVAVGMTLNGKSTSGGYKILWVGSDGEYEVYDSTQNSWTRPGSIPPNINLPLALNFRSQAVSIDSMLYFMRSDPDGIVSYDTISGSWKQFIIPAPLHLSDHTLAESEGRIMLVGLLTKNAATCVCIWELQKMTLLWKEVDRMPNIWCLDFYGKHVRMTCLGNKGLLMLSLRSRQMNRLVTYDLSSREWLKVPGCVLPRGRKKQWIACGTAFHPCLTALA; translated from the exons ATGGAAGGTGGAGGTGGTGGGCTTGCCATGCTCAGGCAGCTCATCGGACAGCTTCAAGACCTCTTAGACCTCTACGCGTCTCCTCTTCCGCCTCCCACTCTTCCTCCTAGCTATTTTCTCCGCTTTCCACCGCCACCGCCGCACCAGCACCGCCACCAACACAG CTGGTGCCTTTTTAATCTCGATGATAACTCCATAAAAGATAACTGCTACAATCTTATAATGACTGCTGGAAAATCTGAAAATCTCAAAATGTTGGAGCCTGGCAAGCCACCACCAGTCAAGAAAGCTCGTAAAGAACGGAATCGTGGAAAACTGACAGAAACTACTAGGTCCACTGAGATTATGGAGCAGACAATTTGGAAAGATTTTCCGGAGGACCTTTTTGAAGCTGTTATTGCAAGGCTCCCCGTAGCCACATTTTTTCGCTTTCGATCAGTTTGTCAAAAGTGGAACTCATTACTTACTTCTCAAAGTTTCTCCCAACAGTGTGCTGAAGTTCCTCCATCCCAACCTTGGTTTTACACCATCACTCACGAAAATGTGAACACCGGAGCAATGTATGACCCAACGTCAAAGAAATGGCACCACCCAACTGTTCCCGCATTGCCGACTAAGCTAATTGTCTTGCCAGTGGCTTCGGCAGGGGGCCTCGTGTGTTTCCTTGATATTGCACACCGCAGTTTCTATGTATGCAATCCTCTTACAAGATCTTTTAGGGAGTTGCCTGCTAGATCTGTTAAGGTCTGGTCCCGCGTGGCTGTTGGCATGACTTTGAATGGGAAATCCACAAGTGGGGGTTATAAGATCCTTTGGGTTGGTAGTGATGGAGAGTATGAAGTTTATGACTCCACACAGAACAGTTGGACTCGGCCAGGAAGCATCCCCCCCAATATTAATCTCCCTCTTGCACTGAACTTCAGGTCCCAGGCAGTGTCTATTGATAGCATGCTTTACTTCATGCGATCAGATCCTGATGGGATTGTGTCCTATGATACAATTTCTGGGAGTTGGAAGCAGTTCATAATCCCTGCCCCTCTGCACCTGAGTGACCACACACTTGCAGAGTCTGAGGGAAGGATCATGCTTGtgggcttgctcacaaagaatgcTGCTACATGTGTCTGCATATGGGAGCTGCAAAAGATGACTCTCTTGTGGAAGGAGGTTGACAGAATGCCAAACATATGGTGCTTAGACTTTTACGGAAAGCACGTTAGGATGACATGCTTGGGCAACAAAGGTTTGCTTATGTTATCCCTGAGATCAAGACAAATGAATCGGCTTGTTACGTATGATTTATCAAGCAGGGAATGGCTGAAGGTTCCAGGTTGTGTCTTGCCACGTGGGAGAAAGAAGCAATGGATTGCATGTGGCACTGCATTTCATCCATGTTTGACAGCTCTTGCTTGA